Proteins from a single region of Verrucosispora sp. NA02020:
- a CDS encoding ComEA family DNA-binding protein, which produces MVTDPYPAAARTGRSSAEAQTNADATPAPSRLPGPGAFDPGRRGVRVLAVVAILVVVVAAVWAWRSRPQVEPVVTVTGPSGVADTGDPSVPTGDEQVTDPSAVPVGEVVVAVAGKVRRPGLVRLPAGARVADAVEAAGGALPGVDVAMLNPARKVTDGELIVVGVPAPTPAAPAPGVAVPGAVPGGRVNLNTATLAQLDALPGVGPVLAQRIIEHRDQRGGFRAVSDLRQVNGIGDARYEELKDLVTV; this is translated from the coding sequence GAATGCCGACGCGACGCCGGCACCGTCCCGGCTGCCCGGGCCCGGGGCGTTCGACCCCGGGCGGCGCGGGGTCCGGGTGCTCGCCGTCGTCGCCATTCTGGTCGTGGTCGTCGCCGCCGTCTGGGCGTGGCGGTCCCGTCCGCAGGTCGAGCCGGTCGTCACGGTCACCGGTCCCAGTGGCGTCGCCGACACCGGGGACCCGTCCGTTCCTACCGGTGACGAGCAAGTGACCGACCCGTCGGCCGTACCCGTCGGTGAGGTGGTCGTCGCCGTCGCGGGCAAGGTGCGTCGGCCGGGTCTGGTGCGGCTTCCGGCCGGGGCTCGGGTGGCCGACGCCGTCGAGGCGGCCGGTGGAGCGCTGCCCGGGGTGGACGTGGCGATGCTGAATCCGGCCCGCAAGGTGACCGACGGTGAGTTGATCGTGGTCGGCGTACCGGCGCCGACACCGGCCGCCCCGGCGCCCGGTGTCGCCGTACCCGGTGCCGTACCCGGCGGCCGGGTGAACCTGAACACGGCCACGCTCGCGCAGCTCGACGCGCTGCCCGGGGTGGGACCGGTGCTCGCACAGCGGATCATCGAGCACCGCGACCAGCGCGGCGGCTTTCGCGCCGTCAGCGACCTGCGTCAGGTCAACGGCATCGGCGACGCCCGGTACGAAGAGCTGAAGGACCTGGTGACGGTGTGA
- a CDS encoding ComEC/Rec2 family competence protein: MTAEATVPDLRLAGLAVAAWLTALAGLHLSAGRTLLVAGVAATVAMLVAVHLLGFAGRQGAVTRRYGWIVVAALIGIVCGGAATSARLAVRDAGPLRALVEEGGQVTAELVVRDDPRALRGGIVGRPPTLLVPARLVGVTGATGQRVTAPARVLVLADEPAWRGLLPGQRITAEGRLTEPRGGDLTGAVLLAEGEPVRLGSASALQRAAGLLRAGLQRACAPLPDDPGGLLPGLVVGDTSALPDTVEEDFRATGMTHLNAVSGSNVAIVVGAVLLAARWARAGPTLAVVLCGLALVGFVILVRPSPSVVRAATMGAIGLAALATGRPRAAVPALAAGVAVLVLVDPDLAGDAGFALSVLATGGLLLLAPRWRDGLRRRGVPAGAAEALAVPAAAQLACSPVIAGLSGTVSLVAVPANLLVVPAIAPATVLGVLAATISPVWPAGAQAVAWLAHWPAWWLVLVARHGARVPAGNLPWPGGVSGALLLAALTVALLVAARRPVVRRLAAVLTAAVVVGTLPVRVAAPGWPPKGWVVVACAVGQGDVVLLPVAAGRAVVVDAGPDPAAADACLRRLGVRRVPLLVISHFHVDHTGGVAGVFRDRRVDTVVTPRWPEPEMGRDLVHDTAAANGTPLVAAPAGWRYQAGAVDLVVLGPPYPMRGTRSDPNNNSLVLRATVAGVRILLAGDAETEEQEALREHLPPHGLRADVLKVAHHGSAYQDPAFLDAIAPAVALVPVGAGNTYGHPNEAVLARLSRGGARVLRTDLDGDVAVVVGPSGLAVVAGGVDLTRANR; the protein is encoded by the coding sequence GTGACCGCCGAGGCGACGGTTCCCGATCTCCGGCTGGCCGGGCTGGCCGTGGCGGCCTGGCTCACCGCCCTGGCCGGACTGCACCTCAGTGCGGGGCGGACGTTGCTGGTGGCCGGGGTGGCGGCGACCGTGGCGATGCTGGTCGCGGTGCACCTGCTCGGGTTCGCCGGGCGGCAGGGTGCGGTCACCCGACGCTACGGCTGGATCGTGGTGGCGGCGTTGATCGGGATCGTCTGCGGTGGTGCGGCGACCTCGGCCCGACTGGCGGTGCGGGACGCCGGTCCGTTGCGCGCCCTGGTCGAGGAGGGCGGGCAGGTCACCGCGGAGCTGGTCGTCCGGGACGATCCCCGGGCGCTACGCGGCGGCATCGTCGGCCGCCCGCCGACGTTGCTGGTGCCGGCCCGGCTGGTGGGCGTCACCGGCGCGACGGGGCAACGGGTCACCGCGCCGGCCCGGGTGCTGGTGCTCGCCGACGAACCCGCCTGGCGCGGGTTGCTGCCCGGGCAGCGCATCACGGCCGAGGGCCGCCTGACCGAGCCGCGTGGCGGTGACCTGACCGGTGCGGTGCTGCTGGCCGAGGGCGAGCCCGTCCGGCTCGGGTCGGCGTCGGCGCTGCAACGGGCTGCCGGGCTGCTGCGGGCCGGTCTGCAACGCGCCTGCGCGCCGCTGCCCGACGACCCGGGCGGCCTGCTGCCCGGTCTGGTCGTCGGCGACACCAGCGCACTGCCCGACACGGTCGAGGAGGACTTCCGGGCCACCGGCATGACGCATCTCAACGCGGTCTCCGGGTCCAACGTGGCGATCGTCGTGGGGGCGGTGCTGTTGGCGGCGCGCTGGGCCCGCGCCGGTCCGACGCTGGCCGTCGTCCTCTGCGGGCTCGCCCTGGTGGGCTTCGTCATCCTGGTCCGGCCCTCGCCGAGCGTGGTGCGTGCGGCGACCATGGGGGCGATCGGACTCGCCGCGTTGGCCACCGGGCGACCTCGGGCGGCAGTGCCGGCCCTGGCCGCCGGGGTGGCGGTGCTGGTGCTCGTCGACCCCGACCTGGCCGGGGACGCCGGCTTCGCGCTGTCGGTTCTGGCCACCGGTGGTCTGCTGCTGCTCGCGCCACGATGGCGCGACGGGTTGCGTCGACGGGGCGTACCGGCGGGGGCGGCCGAGGCGCTGGCGGTACCGGCCGCCGCGCAACTGGCCTGCTCCCCGGTGATCGCCGGGCTGTCGGGCACGGTCAGTCTGGTCGCGGTCCCGGCGAACCTGCTGGTCGTGCCCGCTATCGCCCCGGCCACGGTGCTCGGGGTGCTGGCCGCGACGATCTCGCCGGTCTGGCCCGCCGGTGCCCAGGCCGTCGCCTGGCTGGCGCACTGGCCGGCGTGGTGGCTGGTGCTGGTGGCCCGGCACGGGGCCCGCGTGCCGGCCGGCAACCTGCCCTGGCCGGGTGGCGTGTCCGGGGCACTGCTGCTGGCGGCGCTGACGGTGGCCCTGCTGGTGGCGGCGCGGCGGCCGGTGGTGCGCCGCCTGGCGGCGGTGCTGACCGCAGCCGTCGTGGTCGGCACCCTGCCGGTGCGGGTGGCGGCGCCGGGCTGGCCCCCGAAGGGGTGGGTGGTCGTCGCCTGCGCGGTGGGTCAGGGCGACGTCGTGCTGCTGCCGGTGGCGGCGGGGCGCGCCGTCGTGGTCGACGCCGGACCCGATCCGGCGGCGGCGGACGCCTGTCTGCGCCGGCTCGGCGTACGGCGGGTGCCACTCCTGGTGATCAGTCACTTCCACGTCGACCACACCGGGGGAGTGGCCGGGGTCTTCCGGGACCGTCGGGTGGACACGGTGGTGACACCTCGCTGGCCGGAGCCGGAGATGGGGCGGGACCTGGTGCACGACACGGCCGCCGCGAACGGCACGCCTCTGGTGGCCGCCCCGGCCGGGTGGCGGTACCAGGCGGGCGCGGTCGACCTGGTGGTCCTCGGTCCGCCCTACCCGATGCGGGGGACCAGGTCCGACCCGAACAACAACTCCCTGGTGTTGCGGGCCACCGTGGCCGGGGTGCGGATCCTGCTCGCCGGGGACGCCGAGACCGAGGAGCAGGAGGCGCTGCGGGAACACCTGCCACCGCACGGGCTGCGGGCCGACGTGTTGAAGGTCGCCCACCACGGCAGCGCGTACCAGGATCCGGCCTTTCTGGACGCGATCGCGCCGGCGGTC